Part of the Synechococcus sp. HK01-R genome is shown below.
AGGAGGGAGGATGGCGGGAAAGGCAGGGTCTGCGGAGGGCTGCACCATCAGCCAGCTCTCCCCGGAGATGGTGGAGGAGCTCAGTGGCTTTTTCCGGTTGCTCGGCGAACCGGCGCGGCTGCGTTTGATGTGCGAGATCCGCAATGGCAGCAATGATGTCGCCACGCTGATGGAGCGCACGGGCTTCAGCCAGTCGCACCTCAGTCG
Proteins encoded:
- a CDS encoding helix-turn-helix transcriptional regulator; translated protein: MAGKAGSAEGCTISQLSPEMVEELSGFFRLLGEPARLRLMCEIRNGSNDVATLMERTGFSQSHLSRQLGQLQKAGLVQVERDGNRSLYTATDPVVEAICQLAQERLMTHLRRRLDNLRAA